A stretch of Pyrenophora tritici-repentis strain M4 chromosome 7, whole genome shotgun sequence DNA encodes these proteins:
- a CDS encoding mitochondrial 54S ribosomal protein bL12m, which yields MAAPASRALRRCICTAKQTAYARPTIGATQQRIQRRWQSDAAAPTNPKIATIVDQISQLTLLETADLVSTLKTRLNIPDMPMGGFAAGPGGAGPAAAAAPVEEEEAAPAAAEKTLFNLKLEKFDAGAKPKVIKEIKAMLGLSLVDSKKFVESAPKMMKEGVPKEEAEKIVETLKALGATVVME from the exons ATGGCAGCACCAGCATCTCGCGCGCTCAGGCGCTGCATCTGCACCGCAAAGCAGACGGCTTACGCACGACCGACGATTGGCGCCACACAGCAAAGGATACAGCGGAGATGGCAATCAGATGCGGCAGCTCCCACAAACCCAAAGATTGCGACAATCGTGGACCAAATTAGCCAATTGACGCTGTTGGAGACGGCAGACTTGGTCTCGACATTGAAG ACCCGCCTAAACATCCCTGACATGCCCATGGGAGGTTTCGCCGCCGGCCCAGGAGGTGCCGGACCCGCCGCAGCAGCCGCACCCGTTGAAGAAGAGGAAGCCGCGCCCGCCGCCGCAGAAAAGACACTCTTCAACCTCAAGCTCGAGAAGTTCGACGCCGGCGCGAAACCAAAGGTCATCAAAGAGATCAAGGCCATGCTGGGGTTGAGCTTGGTGGACAGCAAGAAGTTTGTAGAGAGCGCCCCCAAGATGATGAAGGAGGGTGTGCCCAAGGAGGAGGCAGAGAAGATTGTCGAGACGCTCAAGGCGCTGGGCGCGACGGTCGTTATGGAGTAG
- a CDS encoding putative ctd kinase subunit gamma protein yields MADPFEVRQRFTTLLAHLNASHNSLHKAALYALKNREMDEDLHSCILEQLERTNMNTRANIMFFIECLCEYAVKDNANGDASAMGYVRMLQRDIVAVVECVIGSEGANVRVVRKVLQTLESLNILMKATVQELETVLKSREVAHPFLVTGDVGEKESPGKAARGPAGGGQRMGKREIEQRIEEDRERHKRLRESIWAVNGDGYEELERLWEEASDIGEDDYVTAREDAEERKRVIAFG; encoded by the coding sequence ATGGCCGACCCCTTCGAAGTCCGCCAGCGCTTCACCACGCTCCTTGCACACCTCAACGCCTCGCACAACTCACTCCACAAAGCCGCCCTCTACGCGCTCAAGAACCGCGAAATGGACGAAGACCTACACTCCTGCATCCTTGAGCAGCTCGAACGCACAAACATGAACACACGCGCCAACATAATGTTCTTCATCGAATGCCTCTGCGAATACGCCGTCAAAGACAATGCAAACGGCGACGCCAGCGCAATGGGCTACGTGCGCATGCTCCAGCGTGACATTGTCGCCGTTGTGGAATGCGTCATCGGCTCCGAAGGCGCAAATGTCCGCGTCGTGCGTAAAGTGCTGCAGACGCTGGAGAGTCTGAATATCCTTATGAAGGCGACGGTGCAGGAGCTAGAGACGGTGTTGAAATCGAGAGAGGTGGCGCATCCATTTTTGGTTACAGGAGATGTGGGTGAGAAGGAGAGTCCCGGTAAGGCGGCGAGAGGGCCTGCTGGAGGGGGCCAACGTATGGGTAAGAGGGAGATTGAGCAGAGGATCGAGGAGGATAGGGAGAGGCATAAGAGGCTGAGGGAGAGCATTTGGGCGGTGAATGGGGATGGGTATGAGGAGTTGGAAAGGTTGTGGGAGGAGGCGAGTGATATTGGGGAAGACGATTATGTTACGGCGAGGGAGGATGCTGAGGAGAGGAAAAGGGTCATTGCTTTTGGGTAG
- a CDS encoding ProC, Pyrroline-5-carboxylate reductase, with product MSDTRESKPLTLTVLGSGTMGIAIMGGVMSSLASAKTAAALSSSSTPKNTPNLSNFIACDQWAPAEENVRKALSHYNFPLQTLTNQNLKGVQQADIILLSCKPHGFKTILGEDGMKEALKGKVLVSILAGVTREQIEAFLYPEGADKVEGACRVIRVMPNTASFVGESMSVIQTSDPPLSEEQYKLVEFVFSSIGRVTTLPPANMDVATALCGSGPAFFALILEAAADGAVAMGLPRAEAQMMAAQTMRGTTGLVLNGEHPAVLKDKVSTPGGCTIGGLMSLEEDGVRGAVAKAIREATVVASRLGGEKKEFVNHRR from the exons ATGTCAGACACTCGAGAATCCAAGCCCTTGACATTGACCGTCCTCGGTTCAG GAACAATGGGCATAGCAATAATGGGCGGCGTAATGTCCTCGCTCGCCTCCGCCAAAACTGCCGCCGCACTCTCTTCCTCGTCAACACCCAAAAACACACCCAACCTCTCCAACTTCATCGCCTGCGACCAATGGGCCCCCGCCGAAGAAAACGTTCGAAAAGCCCTCTCGCATTACAACTTCCCGCTTCAAACCCTCACCAACCAGAACCTCAAGGGCGTTCAGCAAGCAGACATTATTCTTCTAAGCTGCAAACCCCATGGCTTCAAGACCATCCTGGGCGAGGACGGCATGAAAGAGGCGCTTAAGGGGAAAGTGCTGGTGAGCATCTTGGCGGGTGTGACAAGGGAGCAGATTGAAGCGTTCTTGTACCCCGAGGGAGCGGATAAGGTGGAGGGTGCATGCAGGGTTATTAGGGTGATGCCAAACACGGCGAGTTTTGTGGGCGAGTCCATGTCTGTGATTCAGACTTCGGATCCGCCGTTGAGCGAGGAGCAGTACAAGCTGGTGGAGTTTGTATTTAGCTCTATTGGCCGCGTTACTACGCTGCCGCCGGCCAACATGGATGTGGCGACTGCTCTGTGTGGCTCTGGTCCGGCGTTCTTTGCGCTGATCTTGGAGGCCGCGGCGGATGGTGCTGTGGCTATGGGACTGCCGAGGGCGGAGGCGCAGATGATGGCGGCGCAGACGATGAGGGGCACAACGGGCTTGGTGCTGAATGGTGAGCATCCGGCTGTGTTGAAAGACAAGGTGTCGACGCCCGGTGGTTGCACCATTGGTGGTCTCATGTCGTTGGAAGAGGATGGTGTCAGGGGAGCTGTCGCAAAGGCGATTAGGGAAGCTACTGTCGTTGCATCAAGACTGGGTGGTGAGAAGAAGGAATTTGTGAACCACAGGCGGTAG
- a CDS encoding DUF1777 multi-domain protein, with protein MANPAADPKAAPLADELRELALSLSTTVFPKNFFCALCNQLAFDSYKLICCAKSVCSSCHANLQFPTTCPSCDHSPLEADSCVINKSLRNTMRVWLQKQKKKEEAKAVAQAATPPVEVTPAALEVQPVAGGKEKPVDSIEETPKVESGAVDQAAGSADNAEDAGQRAGSASVHPNEENVSTEIAAERRGSNVSENVTKNTETTATDSATDEQSNTNGANGMMGNNTMMNGLAGPMGFGFPNQGAFANGMGWNGMANMMPNGGWNGMNSMDFNNMNGMYGNFGGNMGMGMNDMSAMNMMQYGGGYGNGWNGMGSGYGNFSGPNQMGGYNQSGAYPEMMNQFPKNNFPNQNQNRFHANQGGAHVQRNNRNGSQGSFGPGFQNAHSRPGSRSGLAPNVRSHYHKFRPIPFHGVGKTKAPTTDATFLEQCDGQSPDGTANAAPEAKTEGEQTKASAESTDEGKESADGGLVCSEKQGTENGVHPDGDVANQAGDDPSEAAQDGGLKPIQTVDTGDTDVPGYDQSMMGNGMQADMSYPHGMMNQFSGQHMNASFDSSMSMNMGYNGNYVPRGGFNNGAYGAATVLTGQPTEPIGVGVVGAPTGPRAMREGRPNTGFSSRVNSSRFPPPPKSVASTNDIAPASPQRRVRSRSPLRDESMRVKDRSPTRSRSRSKAREDVRDEPRERSRSADRQSRREDRGRSVTPLDNEYESRKDRKQYRSSRYDDREQEYEDRYRDEKGSRGDRTRSASADSKYRSSRREKEKHRSSRSHRERSKEHRRRHRSRSPRGDEKYDDDEAYANGGKDSDGSSRRKHRSGDKDRRDRSRDRERERDRKDRKERERDYDYEREKDRSRDKDKDRRRRRDREAEDAERDFDDDKHRSSRRSRKDRERERRDYDDHDRRESDERERNDKLAQLEKEDDVVGQMMKKRAVSPPLNAPTGPSANGFSIKGRSKNIAMPPPAQPPTGPRAFQPPKGPAADRNKDRGSDARDHRRKSSTSSASAAPTGPAPREKDAVQDHYAAERERNARERDSRERVVDKAPSKSLHSRISSSARPSLSSKRSRDDIDDEVPVPKGPKAEAKPPTGPANHRDKRRKSGATGDDNIANLFTAGLRKNAKARRGGVRTEGDVEREMVERERERR; from the exons ATGGCCAACCCCGCAGCAGACCCGAAGGCGGCCCCGCTCGCTGACGAGCTCAGGGAGCTTGCTCT CTCGCTATCCACGACAGTCTTCCCGAAGAACTTTTTCTGCGCCCTTTGCAACCAACTGGCCTTTGACTCCTACAAGCTAATCTGCTGTGCCAAATCAGTCTGCTCATCAT GTCACGCGAACCTCCAGTTTCCCACAACATGTCCGTCATGCGACCACTCGCCACTCGAGGCCGATTCTTGCGTAATCAACAAGTCACTACGCAACACGATGCGAGTGTGGCTGCAaaagcagaagaagaaggaagaggcCAAGGCTGTGGCTCAGGCAGCTACCCCGCCCGTAGAGGTGACACCAGCCGCGCTTGAGGTGCAACCAGTCGCAGGGGGTAAAGAGAAGCCCGTAGACAGTATTGAGGAAACACCAAAAGTAGAGAGTGGCGCGGTTGATCAGGCAGCAGGCTCTGCGGACAACGCGGAAGATGCTGGTCAGCGCGCCGGCTCTGCTTCGGTCCATCCGAATGAG GAAAACGTCTCTACTGAGATCGCAGCCGAGCGACGCGGTAGCAATGTCTCCGAGAACGTGACAAAGAACACGGAGACGACAGCGACAGACAGCGCGACCGATGAGCAGAGCAACACAAACGGAGCAAATGGCATGATGGGCAACAATACAATGATGAACGGTCTAGCAGGCCCAATGGGCTTCGGCTTTCCCAACCAAGGTGCCTTTGCCAATGGTATGGGCTGGAACGGTATGGCTAATATGATGCCCAACGGCGGCTGGAACGGCATGAATTCCATGG ATTTCAACAACATGAACGGCATGTACGGCAACTTTGGAGGAAACATGGGCATGGGCATGAACGACATGTCTGCCATGAACATGATGCAGTATGGTGGCGGCTATGGTAATGGATGGAATGGTATGGGCAGTGGTTATGGAAACTTCAGCGGGCCCAATCAGATGGGTGGCTATAATCAATCTGGAGCATATCCCGAGATGATGAACCAGTTTCCCAAGAATAATTTCCCAAACCAGAACCAGAATCGTTTCCATGCCAATCAAGGAGGAGCACATGTCCAGCGAAACAACAGGAATGGCAGCCAGGGAAGCTTTGGTCCTGGTTTTCAGAACGCGCACAGCCGTCCTGGCAGCCGCAGCGGTCTTGCGCCAAACGTACGTTCACACTACCATAAATTTCGGCCGATACCCTTCCATGGGGTCGGCAAAACTAAGGCACCAACAACTGACGCGACTTTTCTTGAACAGTGTGACGGCCAGTCGCCTGACGGAACTGCTAACGCTGCCCCTGAGGCCAAGACCGAAGGCGAGCAAACGAAGGCGTCCGCAGAGTCTACTGATGAAGGTAAAGAGAGCGCCGACGGTGGTCTGGTTTGTTCCGAGAAACAGGGTACAGAGAATGGCGTTCATCCTGATGGCGATGTCGCTAACCAAGCAGGAGACGATCCAAGCGAAGCAGCACAAGATGGTGGTTTGAAGCCAATCCAAACTGTGGATACGGGTGATACCGATGTACCAGGCTACGATCAGTCCATGATGGGCAACGGTATGCAGGCGGATATGTCATATCCTCACGGAATGATGAATCAGTTCTCCGGCCAGCACATGAATGCATCCTTCGATTCTAGCATGAGCATGAACATGGGTTACAACGGCAACTATGTCCCCCGTGGTGGCTTCAACAATGGAGCCTATGGGGCCGCAACAGTTTTGACAGGACAACCCACAGAGCCCATTGGCGTAGGCGTCGTTGGAGCGCCCACTGGACCACGTGCGATGCGAGAGGGTCGTCCTAACACTGGCTTCTCAAGCCGGGTTAACAGTAGTCGATTCCCCCCACCACCGAAGAGTGTCGCATCTACAAATGATATTGCACCGGCCAGTCCTCAGCGTAGGGTTCGATC ACGATCCCCTCTACGAGATGAGAGTATGCGCGTCAAGGACCGATCGCCCACCCGTTCACGGTCAAGGTCCAAGGCTAGAGAGGACGTCAGGGACGAGCCACGTGAGCGTTCGCGCTCTGCAGACCGTCAGTCTCGGCGTGAAGACCGCGGACGATCAGTCACACCATTGGATAATGAGTACGAGAGCCGCAAGGACCGTAAGCAGTACCGATCTTCCCGCTATGACGACCGTGAGCAAGAGTACGAAGACAGGTATCGCGACGAAAAAGGTAGTCGGGGTGATCGGACGCGAAGCGCATCAGCAGACTCCAAGTATCGCAGCAGCCGCCGCGAGAAGGAAAAGCATCGTTCATCACGTTCCCACCGCGAGCGAAGTAAAGAGCATCGCCGCCGTCACCGCTCTCGGTCGCCCCGTGGAGATGAAAAgtacgatgacgacgagGCCTATGCCAATGGCGGAAAAGACTCGGACGGTAGCTCTCGACGCAAGCATAGGAGCGGCGACAAGGATCGACGCGACCGCTCACGCGATAGGGAGCGCGAAAGAGACCGTAAAGACAGGAAGGAACGTGAGCGTGACTATGATTACGAGCGCGAAAAGGACCGCTCTCGCGACAAAGACAAGGACCGTAGGCGCCGCCGAGATCGCGAAGCCGAGGACGCCGAGCGCGACTTTGATGATGACAAGCACCGTTCTTCACGCCGCAGCCGCAAGGATAGGGAGCGTGAGCGACGCGACTACGATGACCATGACCGACGCGAATCCGACGAACGCGAGCGGAATGATAAGCTCGCGCAGCTCGAGAAGGAGGATGACGTCGTCGGCCAGATGATGAAGAAGCGCGCCGTCTCACCACCCCTCAACGCACCAACCGGCCCTTCGGCAAACGGCTTCAGCATCAAAGGTCGCTCCAAGAACATCGCTATGCCACCGCCTGCTCAGCCCCCTACTGGTCCTCGCGCCTTCCAACCACCCAAGGGCCCGGCCGCAGACCGCAACAAAGACCGTGGCAGCGATGCTCGAGACCACCGCCGCAAGAGTAGTACGAGCTCAGCATCTGCCGCCCCTACCGGCCCTGCTCCAAGAGAGAAGGACGCTGTACAAGACCACTACGCCGCGGAACGTGAACGCAACGCCCGCGAGCGCGACAGCCGCGAACGCGTAGTCGACAAGGCCCCATCAAAGTCCTTGCATTCTCGTATTTCCTCATCTGCCCGCCCCTCACTCTCTAGTAAGCGGTCCCGCGATGACATAGACGATGAGGTTCCTGTACCCAAGGGCCCCAAGGCAGAGGCTAAACCACCTACTGGACCTGCCAACCACCGTGACAAACGCAGAAAGTCTGGTGCCACCGGTGATGACAACATTGCCAATCTCTTCACTGCAGGACTGAGGAAGAACGCCAAGGCTAGACGCGGTGGTGTCAGGACTGAGGGTGACGTCGAGCGCGAGATGGTGGAGAGGGAAAGGGAACGTAGATGA
- a CDS encoding Abhydrolase-3 multi-domain protein: MILSQISYLDCVAFLVFLAPQLLIQIGIIPLLTWLVPALPSIVSKVLVIPYQFVRRRFLIPYEHRSPFVKKATPFQDLVIRFVRYAFANMPAFLGRVFFSKAVSLPFLRFRMLRHGIFTSPLRWTEVKRPNFKGVLVVYDQQEQPDIIVYYAHGGGFSMGSSYFYLEFLLAWVALLKSAGYRNPALFALEYTLVPDAMYPTQLHETVAGYEYVLSLAHSSTRVVVGGDSAGGTLMLSFLLYLSEHTKLRHQKPGLAIMISPWVTIVSRNNRNTESDYLNSASLEQYGRQYIGNKVSPGDPMVSPGHCKDTKKWAEASPEKGWYFLYGSEEVLGPETKDLINLLGKTGKDVDSWEEKGGIHAWPVASLYLGVTREDRLSGLKSIVGAIKERIH, translated from the exons ATGATCTTGAGCCAGATCTCGTATCTGGACTGTGTGGCCTTCCTCGTCTTTCTCGCGCCACAGTTGCTGATTCAGATTGGCATCATACCGCTTCTGACATGGCTCGTTCCAGCGTTGCCGTCGATTG TTTCTAAAGTTCTTGTCATCCCATATCAATTTGTCCGCAGACGCTTCTTGATTCCATATGAACACCGCTCGCCTTTTGTAAAGAAAGCAACACCGTTCCAAGATCTTGTGATCCGTTTTGTTCGCTATGCCTTTGCCAATATGCCCGCTTTCCTTGGTCGGGTTTTCTTCTCCAAGGCCGTCTCACTTCCCTTCCTGAGATTCCGCATGTTGAGACACGGCATCTTTACCAGCCCCCTTCGATGGACCGAGGTTAAGCGACCAAACTTCAAAGGCGTATTGGTAGTCTACGACCAACAAGAACAGCCCGACATCATTGTCTATTATGCGCATGGCGGAGGATTCTCCATGGGAAGCAGCTACTTTTACCTCGAATTTCTACTTGCCTGGGTTGCGCTACTCAAGTCCGCTGGATACCGTAACCCAGCTCTCTTCGCACTGGAGTATACGCTTGTACCTGACGCCATGTACCCAACTCAACTTCATGAGACAGTTGCCGGGTATGAATACGTTCTATCACTAGCCCACTCATCGACTCGTGTCGTGGTAGGCGGCGACTCGGCCGGTGGCACTTTAATGCTCAGTTTCTTGTTGTATCTTTCAGAGCATACAAAGCTTCGGCATCAAAAGCCGGGCCTCGCCATCATGATAAGCCCATGGGTCACCATTGTGTCTCGCAACAATCGCAACACGGAATCTGACTACCTCAACAGCGCTTCACTAGAGCAGTATGGTCGCCAATACATTGGTAACAAGGTATCTCCCGGGGATCCCATGGTTTCACCCGGCCATTGTAAGGATACCAAGAAATGGGCGGAAGCTAGTCCAGAAAAGGGCTGGTATTTCTTATATGGCAGTGAAGAAGTACTCGGGCCTGAGACAAAGGATCTCATAAACCTGCTAGGAAAGACTGGGAAAGATGTCGATAGCTGGGAGGAAAAGGGTGGCATACACGCATGGCCGGTCGCCAGTCTCTATCTTGGGGTAACAAGGGAAGATAGATTGAGTGGGTTGAAGAGCATCGTGGGAGCTATCAAGGAGAGAATACATTGA